Below is a window of Nitrospirota bacterium DNA.
CAAAAAACCTGTGATTATACAGCATGGTCAGGCCGTCAGTAATCGCCATCTTCTCAAGCAATACCTTCTCCTCCTTCATGCTGTTGAACAGATGTGCATTTCTCAGGGCTACTGATGCCATACTTGCAACTACCTGACATGTCTTTATCTCTTTCTCGCTTAACTGCCCTCCCCTTCTTAATGTCTTCAGATATAGTATCCCCATAGTTCCTTCAGCATAATGTATAGGGATTACAATGATAGATTGGATTCCAATGGTGAGGAGGTTATCTCTGAACTCTTTTATGACAGGACTGTCACTGACATCCTTAATTATTACGGCATCATCTTCTTCAATGGCCTTTATAATTTCAGGGTATTTGCTCAGGTCTATAGTGATCGTCTTCAGTTCAGGGTCTTCACATCTTGCAAGTATCTGCCCTGTCTTCCTTGTTTTATCAACATGGATCAGGGAACATCTTGTATCCTTCAATACTTCTGATACCTTTTTTACAATTAGAAAGAGGAGGTCTTCTGTTTCAAGGGTGGAAAAAATCTCACGGTTGATTTGAAGAATGGTATCAATGGCATATAAGTCATCTTTATGATTATCCACTATAAGTCTACCCCATTTCTAATATAATAGGGACATAACACTAAATACCTTCAGCCTATCTACCTTCAGCCTAATTACCTACCCTGCTTCTAAACTAACAGAAACTCCAACCTTCTCTCCTGCTGACTTAATTGCCTCTGCTGCCATTTTCCTGTGACATGATTCAAACGATACCTCCCAGCATAAAAGGCATATATTATTATTTGCATTTGCCTTCACCCAGTCTTCTATTGCTGAGGCTCGTTGTTTCAGGACTGCAGACATCTTTTCCATAAATTTTTCTGAGTCTTTTGTCCTGTTAAATTCTATCTGCATGTCAAAGGTCGGCGCAAACAGGTAGAGTATCGGGATATCCCTGTATCTCTGAGGTTTTGTTGTAGCGATTCCATAAGACACATAGCCTTCAGAATTAAGCGGTACATTCTCAAAATTTCGTGTCATCAATTTCATGGCGGTATATTACCATATCTTTTAAAAAATAAAAATAGCAAAAAAATATACTTCATCCGAAAATCAACCCCATCCCCACCCTAACCCTCCCCTTGAAGGGGAGGGGATAAAAACTAAGCACCCTCTCCCTCAGGGAGAGGGTCCGGGTGAGGGTGGGGTTTTCATTGCCCTTTGTGAGCGCCCCGCTCATGAAAGTTCATCCGAATATTTGACAACCTTTTTAATAAAATATATTATTTTTCACCAATGACCACATGGCTGCGTTTATACATCAAGTCTTTAGTCTTATTTACTATACTTACATTTACAGAAAAACTTTTTTTCACAATATATTACCGTCCCAATGCTGATGTACTCAATATCAGCAGAATAATGTATGCCCTGCTGTGGGGTATACGTTTCGACCTTGCGATTGGCGCATTACTATCTCTTGCCGTATTCCTTATATCTTACCTGTCAATGCGGCTGGCCCGGTATGATTTTGTTAAAACCCTGTCGGTATCCAATATGGTGACAGCCTGTCTTCTTATAGCAGTGCACGGTGCAGATCTCATGTACTACGGAGAGGCAGGACGTCACCTGGGGTATGAGATGCTGCAGTTCGGCAATAATGCCGGTGACCTTCTTGGAAGTGCAATCTGGGAATATCAATGGGTATTTTTATCTCAGATTGTCCTGGGCATACTGACCTGCATCACCATTCGTAAACTATTCAATCATCCCCACTCACGTAATGTACACCGGAATAAAACAGTAATGCATCACCTGAGGCTGGAAGTCAGCCTGGCAGCCTGCGTAATCTTTAGCACGGTATTGTTTCGCGGCGGTGTAACAGGTATACCTATGGAACCTTTGACCGCTCAGGAGATCGGCGACAGCACACAGGCCGTTCTTGCTTTGAACGGGGCATACAATGCCTTCCATGCTGTCTTTTCGCATAAGCATCTTGATAATGTGCATATAAATTATCTGACTAAACAGCAAGAACAAATCACGCTGCAGAGTATGTACCCCCTTAATTACAAAAATTACAAACAGCAGGAAAACAATAGGAAGACTACTCAATACAACGTGGTTATTATTCTACTGGAGGGCTGGGATGCGAGCTACATGAAGTCGTATGGATACGACAAAGATGTTACTCCGTTCTTCGATAAGCTGAGAACGCAGGGACTGACATCCTTTGTTACCATTGCAGGCGGGAATCGTACTACCGAAGGTATGTTCAGCACCTTTTGTTCAATACAGAATCCGCTCGGTAATTCAGTGGTTCATAGCCCATTGCAAAGCTATCCTTACGACTGCCTGCCGGATATACTGCGTAAGTCAGGTTACACCTCTGCCTTTTTCCAGGGTACAAACAAAAATACAAGCGGTGTCGGCTCTTTTGCACAGGAAATAGGATTCATTGATAGTTATGGCAAGTCGGATATTAAGGAGCCAAGGTATCCTTTCCACAATTGGGGGGCACATGACCCTGATGTCTATGACTTTGCCCTTGCTAAGATGCGGATTATGAAAAAACCGTTTTTGGCCGGCATCAATACCAACTCCACACATGGCGTTCAGCTTCCTCAAGGTGTCGTGCCTTTTGTCTCATCAAACAGCCAACAAGACATGTTTGTTAATACTATGCACTTTGCCGACCATGCATTGAATCAATTTATTAGTAATTTTCCTCTGGAGTCATTAGGCCCGACACTGTTTGTCTTAGTCGCAGACCACACTCGTGGAGTATTAACATCAATTTACGATACCTATCG
It encodes the following:
- a CDS encoding sensor domain-containing diguanylate cyclase; this translates as MDNHKDDLYAIDTILQINREIFSTLETEDLLFLIVKKVSEVLKDTRCSLIHVDKTRKTGQILARCEDPELKTITIDLSKYPEIIKAIEEDDAVIIKDVSDSPVIKEFRDNLLTIGIQSIIVIPIHYAEGTMGILYLKTLRRGGQLSEKEIKTCQVVASMASVALRNAHLFNSMKEEKVLLEKMAITDGLTMLYNHRFFVRRLNEEFKRAKRYSTNLSYLMIDLDDFKKINDKFGHQRGDIILQKVARVLKKSVRETDVTARYGGEEFAVLLPHTNKEDAINLANRICKTVRSFKADVFAESERITVSIGISTYPYNGIETVDDLIRKADDRLYQAKHKGKDLVVSV
- a CDS encoding sulfatase-like hydrolase/transferase; amino-acid sequence: MTTWLRLYIKSLVLFTILTFTEKLFFTIYYRPNADVLNISRIMYALLWGIRFDLAIGALLSLAVFLISYLSMRLARYDFVKTLSVSNMVTACLLIAVHGADLMYYGEAGRHLGYEMLQFGNNAGDLLGSAIWEYQWVFLSQIVLGILTCITIRKLFNHPHSRNVHRNKTVMHHLRLEVSLAACVIFSTVLFRGGVTGIPMEPLTAQEIGDSTQAVLALNGAYNAFHAVFSHKHLDNVHINYLTKQQEQITLQSMYPLNYKNYKQQENNRKTTQYNVVIILLEGWDASYMKSYGYDKDVTPFFDKLRTQGLTSFVTIAGGNRTTEGMFSTFCSIQNPLGNSVVHSPLQSYPYDCLPDILRKSGYTSAFFQGTNKNTSGVGSFAQEIGFIDSYGKSDIKEPRYPFHNWGAHDPDVYDFALAKMRIMKKPFLAGINTNSTHGVQLPQGVVPFVSSNSQQDMFVNTMHFADHALNQFISNFPLESLGPTLFVLVADHTRGVLTSIYDTYRIPMLIYAPDIIKPRHLTRAVSQRDIAPTVMDILGISMPSSFAGKSMLRDDEPPYFAEFFNAGYIGWIEGDLLMVLSVKNPAQHNCYKYRDDTLLKNVIPCGIHETDLLHHAMAFTQRSQTLLFKGHTSDFKSLIHNN
- a CDS encoding DUF488 family protein, which gives rise to MKLMTRNFENVPLNSEGYVSYGIATTKPQRYRDIPILYLFAPTFDMQIEFNRTKDSEKFMEKMSAVLKQRASAIEDWVKANANNNICLLCWEVSFESCHRKMAAEAIKSAGEKVGVSVSLEAG